The Hydrogenispora ethanolica genome includes a region encoding these proteins:
- a CDS encoding energy-coupling factor transporter transmembrane component T family protein, translated as MSVVASYVPRDSWVHRLNPLTKLLWTLVVMTLSFVVEDPLALAGIFVSIVLVAALGRILREMLPAFKGLLIFVGLFLILQVFFISDGKTLLTLIPGTDLLRITDRGLMGSLAMGGRMLVIAASFPVFMGTTQIKDLVITLVEKLKIPYTYAFMFVTSLRFIPTFMQEMDQIIQAQCSRGHRLDERNVWKKFAALCPLAIPLMVTSIKKAEALAVSMETRGFGIGKRTYLHQTAFNRRDWLVCAGLLAAGAAGVVICLKGFPL; from the coding sequence ATGTCGGTTGTCGCTAGCTATGTGCCCCGCGATTCCTGGGTGCACCGCCTGAATCCCCTCACGAAGCTCCTGTGGACCCTGGTGGTGATGACGCTCAGTTTCGTGGTGGAAGATCCGTTGGCGCTGGCCGGGATCTTTGTATCCATCGTCCTGGTGGCGGCCCTCGGCCGGATCCTCCGGGAGATGCTGCCGGCCTTCAAGGGGCTGCTCATTTTCGTGGGACTGTTCCTGATCTTGCAAGTCTTTTTCATCAGCGACGGAAAGACGCTGCTTACGCTGATCCCCGGCACGGACCTGCTGCGGATCACCGATCGCGGGCTCATGGGCTCCCTGGCCATGGGCGGCCGGATGCTGGTGATCGCCGCCAGTTTCCCGGTGTTCATGGGAACGACCCAGATCAAGGATCTCGTCATCACGCTGGTGGAAAAACTGAAGATCCCTTATACCTACGCCTTTATGTTTGTGACTTCGCTCCGCTTCATTCCCACCTTCATGCAGGAGATGGACCAGATCATCCAGGCGCAATGCTCCCGCGGGCACCGGCTGGACGAACGGAACGTCTGGAAGAAGTTCGCCGCCCTTTGCCCGCTGGCGATTCCGCTGATGGTAACCTCCATCAAGAAAGCGGAGGCGCTGGCGGTCTCCATGGAGACCCGGGGTTTTGGCATCGGCAAGCGGACCTATCTGCACCAAACGGCGTTCAACCGCCGCGATTGGCTGGTCTGCGCCGGATTGCTGGCCGCGGGAGCGGCGGGCGTCGTAATTTGTCTGAAAGGATTTCCGCTGTAG
- a CDS encoding energy-coupling factor ABC transporter ATP-binding protein: MISVNDVSFRYPNGPMILNRISFAIQPGEFVALIGQNGAGKTTLLKHFNGLLKPTSGSLRIADMDTRKTPTGQLAQKVGFLFQNPDHQIFMPTVAQEIGFGPKNLGLSKAQIEERVAAAAAGVGLTEYLRENPLFLSKGQRQRVAFASLLSMKPDVLVLDEPTTGQDYREGIEIMEMVRQLHGHGHTIIFVTHDMELVARYAKRVIVLSQGRVLLDDTCRNVFYQPQTLLATNLFPPQIARLAQKFDRSPHALPPVLSVAELHEAILRRWEGETHVGCR, from the coding sequence ATGATTTCCGTCAATGATGTCAGTTTTCGCTATCCGAACGGCCCGATGATCTTGAACCGGATCAGCTTCGCGATCCAGCCGGGGGAGTTTGTGGCCCTAATCGGCCAGAATGGCGCGGGCAAGACCACGCTGCTCAAACATTTCAACGGCCTGTTGAAGCCGACCTCCGGGAGCCTGCGCATCGCCGACATGGACACCCGGAAGACGCCGACCGGCCAATTGGCGCAGAAGGTGGGCTTCCTCTTTCAGAATCCCGATCATCAGATCTTCATGCCCACGGTAGCCCAGGAGATCGGTTTCGGCCCCAAGAATCTGGGTTTATCCAAAGCGCAGATCGAGGAGCGGGTCGCCGCGGCCGCGGCCGGCGTCGGCTTGACCGAATATCTGCGGGAGAATCCGCTTTTCTTGAGCAAGGGGCAGCGGCAGCGGGTGGCCTTCGCCTCGCTGCTGTCGATGAAGCCCGACGTGCTGGTGCTGGATGAACCGACCACCGGCCAGGATTACCGGGAAGGCATCGAGATCATGGAGATGGTCCGCCAGCTCCACGGGCACGGACACACGATTATTTTCGTGACCCACGACATGGAGTTGGTGGCCCGCTACGCCAAGCGGGTGATCGTGCTGAGCCAGGGTCGGGTGCTGCTGGACGACACCTGCCGGAATGTCTTCTATCAACCCCAAACCTTGCTGGCGACCAATCTTTTCCCGCCGCAGATCGCGCGGCTGGCCCAGAAATTCGACCGGTCGCCCCACGCTTTGCCGCCGGTGCTGAGCGTGGCCGAACTCCATGAAGCGATCCTGCGGCGCTGGGAGGGTGAGACGCATGTCGGTTGTCGCTAG
- a CDS encoding energy-coupling factor ABC transporter ATP-binding protein, whose amino-acid sequence MDPVIAVQNLSFTYPNAAKPALSGVTFQVAAGEFVGITGPAGAGKSTLTLCLNGIIPHFQEGAFAGKVLIQGRDSFAVSCAELARSIGSVFQDPEAQIVAPSVEEEIAFGLENLAVDPPEIDRRIDEALELIGIAGLRHRSTTELSGGQKQRVAIAAAVALQPQILILDEPTSELDPLGTMEVFEVLKVLNQRLKMTIVVVEQKINTLMEYIGRLIILKAGTLVADQPPRAIISRPELLLNVGLKPPPVSELAFGLQEAGFYAEELPLTVDEAYWGLLKCFSKHGGQR is encoded by the coding sequence ATGGATCCGGTCATTGCGGTCCAAAACTTAAGCTTTACCTATCCCAATGCCGCTAAACCGGCATTGAGCGGCGTCACCTTCCAGGTGGCGGCCGGCGAGTTCGTGGGGATCACCGGACCGGCCGGCGCCGGAAAGTCCACCTTGACGCTCTGCTTGAACGGGATTATCCCCCATTTTCAAGAAGGCGCCTTCGCCGGCAAGGTGCTGATCCAGGGCCGGGACAGCTTCGCCGTCAGTTGCGCGGAATTGGCCCGCAGCATCGGCAGCGTCTTCCAGGATCCGGAAGCCCAGATCGTGGCGCCTTCGGTGGAAGAGGAGATCGCCTTCGGCCTTGAGAATCTGGCGGTGGATCCGCCGGAGATCGACCGCCGGATCGACGAGGCCCTGGAACTGATCGGCATCGCCGGCCTGCGGCACCGTTCCACCACCGAGCTTTCGGGCGGGCAGAAACAGCGGGTGGCCATCGCCGCGGCCGTCGCCCTGCAGCCGCAGATCCTGATCCTGGATGAACCCACTTCCGAGCTGGATCCCTTGGGGACCATGGAAGTCTTTGAAGTTTTGAAAGTGCTGAACCAGCGGCTGAAGATGACCATCGTCGTGGTAGAACAGAAGATCAATACCCTGATGGAGTACATCGGGCGGTTGATCATTCTCAAGGCCGGAACCCTGGTCGCCGACCAACCGCCCCGGGCGATCATCTCCCGTCCCGAGTTGTTGCTGAATGTCGGACTCAAACCGCCGCCCGTCAGCGAGTTGGCCTTCGGGCTCCAGGAAGCCGGTTTTTACGCCGAGGAGCTGCCGCTGACCGTGGATGAAGCCTACTGGGGACTGCTGAAATGTTTCTCCAAACACGGAGGGCAACGATGA
- a CDS encoding tryptophan transporter, translating to MSVETRVVEQKGLKAVDVAIVAVLLAVGAVLRYFTPPIAGITPNFVIIMYCLSILLIRPKFGAILGIGLVSAAICQVTTKSLFPYLNFVSEPVGAIVVGLLAMIRMESGFLKYVRPFLITLLGTLVSGFTYISIFKAITLFVQLGPNRPNPAYAALVVVVLVTAVANTVLGGILYFPLKAALGKK from the coding sequence ATGAGTGTTGAGACGAGAGTAGTCGAGCAAAAAGGGTTAAAAGCGGTGGATGTGGCGATTGTCGCGGTGCTGTTGGCGGTGGGAGCGGTGCTCCGGTATTTCACGCCCCCGATCGCCGGGATCACGCCGAACTTCGTCATCATCATGTACTGCCTGTCGATTTTGCTAATCCGCCCCAAATTCGGAGCCATCCTGGGGATCGGGCTGGTTTCCGCCGCCATCTGCCAGGTAACCACCAAATCCTTGTTTCCTTACCTGAATTTCGTCAGCGAGCCGGTGGGAGCGATCGTCGTCGGGCTGCTGGCCATGATCAGGATGGAAAGCGGTTTTTTAAAGTATGTGCGGCCGTTCCTCATTACTTTGCTGGGCACGCTGGTCAGCGGGTTTACTTATATTTCGATTTTTAAGGCGATCACCTTATTCGTTCAGCTGGGGCCGAACCGGCCGAATCCCGCTTACGCGGCATTGGTGGTGGTGGTCCTGGTCACGGCGGTCGCCAATACGGTCTTGGGCGGTATCCTGTACTTTCCGTTAAAGGCCGCGCTGGGCAAAAAGTAA
- a CDS encoding PilZ domain-containing protein, with protein MLHPWIERRDFRIPARLIVRVVLGDGRSLLGKAEDLSLGGMKLRLHERCPPDTGLTVLLNPPGAALRLAAVSRWTLPADIQLREYFCGIRFAPLDPEQYRRLRAFVFEQSRPWVERRDGEIFSGN; from the coding sequence ATGTTGCATCCCTGGATAGAACGCCGGGACTTCCGGATACCGGCCCGCCTGATCGTCCGGGTCGTTTTGGGGGACGGCCGCTCCCTGCTGGGCAAGGCCGAGGATCTCAGCCTGGGCGGGATGAAGCTGCGGCTGCACGAACGCTGCCCTCCCGATACCGGACTCACGGTTTTGCTCAACCCTCCCGGCGCCGCGTTGCGGCTGGCCGCCGTCAGCCGCTGGACCCTGCCCGCCGATATCCAGCTGCGCGAGTATTTTTGCGGCATCCGTTTCGCGCCGCTGGACCCGGAGCAGTACCGGCGGCTTCGCGCATTCGTCTTTGAGCAGAGCCGGCCCTGGGTCGAGCGGCGGGACGGGGAAATTTTTTCTGGAAATTGA
- a CDS encoding PilZ domain-containing protein has protein sequence MLRGIVNRRKTSRVPFQNEMNILLEVNGQTQALATATNVSSGGIQFYVLQGFLELKIGELIELVFYLPGLGMTTVRGEICYLLNSTDNEERPVLYYGVKFRDITPEVLKGLEIFCLGPIREQEREPSPLAAAAAAAAASEVRAQPEPLPAPQPGSEAEPFLPENSDPKKMLTQEAIDRLVAYLLAHAGPREERTAPRQPELAPPLEKSRQPSASDDSPASDDTAGPATVLPPVSAAERTKAALPPLDFDPVTLTNLLGAELLSLFQNAPEPPPEPQNPPAEQREEPPLQMPAPEETVPDPETIPAGPPAGFPEPPAPLADAPSGPARLPATAEDDSGGFASPYQELVDQLVQSLTQPKPSRNSAAQGAAPAQAAAARATADPVPRTGSRETAVPAVAPPVPPPVAPAAPGGNPEQNSIDYLVKLLLQKNSAGAAANRPAAPAPAAPQEPAQSVPPVQAASSKPDSAVLPAPVFGAAAPEHDSVGNPLLYQYLMADPAPKPVPAAPEPNPGALQGSHIQFREGNSVPVSIEDLSIGGVTVRLAEPISEQANVLINLAAEGTAIYNIVAVCDWSGRYRSGDYLAGFNFCQLTPEQTNQLRTMIQRLHM, from the coding sequence ATGCTACGAGGCATCGTGAACCGGAGGAAAACCAGCCGGGTCCCGTTTCAAAACGAAATGAACATCCTCCTGGAAGTCAACGGCCAGACACAGGCCCTGGCCACCGCCACCAACGTCAGCTCCGGCGGAATTCAATTCTATGTGCTCCAGGGATTTTTGGAGCTGAAGATCGGCGAACTGATCGAACTAGTCTTCTACCTCCCGGGACTCGGCATGACGACTGTCCGCGGCGAGATCTGCTATCTTCTGAACAGCACCGACAACGAGGAACGTCCGGTACTCTATTACGGCGTGAAGTTCCGCGACATCACTCCAGAAGTCCTCAAAGGGCTGGAGATCTTTTGCCTGGGACCCATTCGGGAGCAAGAGCGGGAGCCGTCGCCTCTAGCGGCCGCAGCCGCGGCCGCGGCTGCTTCGGAGGTTCGCGCCCAACCGGAACCGCTCCCCGCTCCGCAGCCCGGGAGCGAGGCCGAACCGTTCCTCCCGGAAAATTCCGACCCCAAAAAGATGCTGACCCAGGAAGCCATCGACCGGTTGGTCGCTTATCTTTTAGCTCATGCCGGCCCTCGTGAGGAACGAACGGCCCCGCGCCAGCCCGAACTGGCTCCACCCCTTGAGAAAAGCCGCCAACCCTCAGCTAGCGACGACTCCCCGGCCAGTGACGATACCGCCGGGCCCGCGACCGTGCTGCCGCCGGTTTCGGCAGCGGAGCGAACCAAAGCGGCGCTGCCGCCGTTGGATTTCGACCCGGTCACCCTGACCAACTTGCTCGGCGCGGAACTGCTCTCGCTCTTTCAAAATGCGCCCGAACCCCCGCCGGAACCGCAAAACCCTCCGGCGGAACAGCGGGAGGAACCGCCGCTGCAAATGCCCGCTCCCGAGGAGACCGTTCCGGACCCGGAGACCATCCCCGCCGGTCCGCCGGCCGGTTTTCCGGAACCTCCGGCACCTTTGGCGGACGCTCCATCCGGCCCGGCCCGACTGCCGGCAACGGCGGAGGACGACTCCGGCGGTTTTGCATCGCCGTATCAGGAGTTGGTCGATCAGCTGGTTCAGTCGCTGACCCAGCCCAAGCCATCCCGGAACAGCGCCGCTCAAGGCGCGGCTCCGGCGCAGGCTGCCGCAGCCCGGGCCACCGCGGACCCCGTTCCCCGGACCGGCTCCCGGGAAACCGCCGTCCCGGCAGTCGCGCCCCCGGTCCCGCCGCCGGTGGCTCCGGCCGCTCCGGGGGGCAACCCGGAACAGAATTCCATCGACTATTTGGTAAAACTGCTGTTGCAAAAGAATTCCGCCGGCGCTGCGGCGAACCGTCCGGCCGCTCCAGCGCCGGCCGCGCCCCAGGAACCGGCCCAGTCCGTGCCCCCGGTCCAAGCGGCCTCTTCCAAGCCGGACAGCGCGGTATTGCCGGCTCCGGTCTTCGGCGCGGCTGCTCCCGAACATGATTCGGTCGGCAATCCGCTGCTGTATCAGTATTTGATGGCGGATCCGGCCCCCAAACCGGTCCCCGCCGCGCCGGAACCGAACCCGGGCGCGCTTCAGGGCTCGCATATCCAGTTCAGGGAGGGCAACTCGGTCCCCGTATCCATCGAGGACCTGAGCATCGGCGGGGTCACCGTCCGGTTGGCCGAACCCATCTCCGAACAGGCTAACGTCCTGATCAATCTGGCCGCCGAGGGTACGGCCATCTATAATATCGTGGCGGTCTGCGATTGGAGCGGCCGCTACCGGAGCGGCGATTACCTGGCCGGATTTAATTTTTGCCAGCTCACTCCGGAACAAACCAATCAGCTCCGGACGATGATTCAGCGGCTGCACATGTAG
- a CDS encoding YkoP family protein encodes MMMGVSILRRIGQAIDRSYLNKVGAAPIPGSDLGLLLVCYHSYEGKQTIELSDHTVIRPGQTVGELHFSNIRITEIAAQSERSLEWQLMEMLKQEMGTLAKACAAGLIPETVEAFYGTNVLAAGARRLGFTLIPIPKGWNRWWIGFWESVLRLVYYSFKTSKKTSLKRTMDPYEVWMSRAQLLQRLAKRRPEA; translated from the coding sequence ATGATGATGGGAGTCTCCATACTCCGGCGCATCGGACAGGCGATTGACCGAAGTTATCTCAATAAAGTGGGCGCCGCGCCGATCCCCGGGTCTGACCTGGGGCTGCTCTTGGTCTGTTATCATTCTTACGAAGGCAAGCAAACCATCGAGCTGTCGGACCACACCGTGATCCGGCCGGGCCAGACCGTCGGCGAGCTGCATTTCTCCAATATCCGGATCACCGAAATCGCCGCCCAGTCGGAACGGTCCCTGGAATGGCAGTTGATGGAGATGCTCAAGCAGGAAATGGGCACATTAGCCAAGGCCTGCGCCGCCGGGCTGATCCCGGAAACGGTGGAAGCCTTTTACGGCACCAACGTCCTGGCCGCCGGAGCGCGGCGCTTGGGCTTCACCCTGATCCCGATCCCGAAGGGCTGGAACCGCTGGTGGATCGGGTTTTGGGAATCGGTGCTGCGCCTGGTCTACTATTCTTTCAAGACCAGCAAAAAGACGAGCCTCAAGCGGACCATGGACCCCTATGAGGTCTGGATGTCCCGCGCGCAACTGCTGCAGCGCCTGGCGAAACGCCGCCCGGAAGCTTAA
- a CDS encoding polysaccharide deacetylase family protein: protein MNFLVRALIALWIVIYPGCDYFVRLWARGVVRRGPSGPEPRLCLTFDDGPNPEVTPRVLDTLKELRIRAVFFLVGAKARQHPELVRRMLAEGHEVGLHTLEHRHAYWMFRRQSRRAVEEGARWITAITGRPLRWFRPPWGACNLFQWLTVRRMGLRLVLWSANAQDWRAATGRAGILRRLRQRVKPGAVVVLHDGGGEAGAPLNTLQALPEFIRYYLEEGWRFVTLEELDGKRYQLQ from the coding sequence ATGAATTTTCTGGTACGGGCCCTGATTGCGCTATGGATCGTGATCTATCCCGGCTGCGATTATTTTGTCCGGTTATGGGCCAGGGGCGTGGTCCGGCGCGGCCCCTCAGGCCCCGAACCGCGGCTCTGCCTGACCTTTGACGACGGCCCCAATCCCGAAGTAACCCCGCGCGTACTGGATACGCTCAAGGAATTGCGGATCCGGGCGGTCTTCTTTCTGGTGGGCGCCAAAGCCCGCCAGCATCCCGAGCTGGTCCGGCGGATGCTGGCCGAAGGGCACGAAGTGGGACTCCATACTCTGGAGCACCGCCACGCTTACTGGATGTTCCGCCGCCAAAGCCGGAGAGCGGTCGAGGAAGGGGCGCGGTGGATCACGGCCATCACCGGCCGGCCGTTGCGCTGGTTCCGGCCGCCCTGGGGCGCCTGCAACCTGTTCCAATGGCTGACGGTCCGCCGGATGGGATTGCGGCTGGTGCTATGGTCGGCCAATGCCCAGGACTGGCGGGCCGCGACCGGCCGCGCAGGAATCCTGCGCCGTTTGCGGCAGCGGGTGAAACCCGGCGCGGTGGTGGTGCTGCATGACGGAGGGGGCGAAGCCGGCGCGCCGCTGAATACACTGCAGGCGTTACCCGAGTTTATCCGGTATTATCTGGAGGAGGGATGGCGCTTTGTCACGCTGGAAGAGTTGGATGGCAAGCGATATCAGTTGCAATGA
- a CDS encoding MFS transporter, with the protein MPEPKERLFAHPVILSFLAIIAAIEFIRMSLFLTLLPSFLTSIHFSTVALGVVMSANLLTDNLFKSGSGWLVDHKGPWPMLIAGTIGVLSGLVLIEMFHRNILMMSLGAVLLGLGASPTWPAAIAGTIRITGEEKRATMISFISVVWLAGGGAGPILMGFLIDTRLRLFLQKLHLPVIDAYRTGFVLLTAIAVLAVLIAVLGWLGWKRIPRLQPVKAGMSEGKRQKLKAVLQRLWDVKGLIPGMFFQTMSLGILFPNILRFAVNKIGITEAQYSVLLLIGGAVVVLFMIPVGHLADHWGTKGFLVAGFTMASLSLLVLVSYGNARNIWWIGALVGLSYSLIQPAWNALLAGAIPPEHRGVLMGLFMSVEGLGFGLGPLVGGFLGEVQGRIGGLTLTGLTTPFYVSSICLAIMALVYLIYPFHQYQLREEA; encoded by the coding sequence GTGCCTGAACCGAAAGAGCGACTTTTTGCACATCCGGTGATTCTATCCTTCCTCGCCATTATTGCGGCTATAGAATTTATCCGGATGTCTTTATTTTTAACGTTGCTGCCGAGCTTCCTGACGAGCATCCATTTCAGCACGGTGGCCCTAGGCGTGGTCATGTCGGCCAACTTGTTGACGGATAACCTGTTCAAAAGCGGTTCGGGATGGCTGGTGGACCATAAAGGGCCGTGGCCGATGTTGATCGCGGGAACCATTGGGGTCCTGAGCGGCTTGGTGCTGATCGAGATGTTCCACCGCAATATTCTGATGATGAGCCTGGGCGCGGTATTGCTGGGCCTGGGAGCTTCCCCGACCTGGCCGGCGGCGATTGCCGGGACCATCCGCATCACCGGCGAGGAGAAACGGGCCACCATGATCAGCTTCATCTCAGTGGTCTGGCTGGCCGGAGGAGGAGCGGGCCCGATCCTGATGGGCTTTCTCATCGACACCCGGCTGCGGCTGTTCCTGCAAAAATTGCATTTGCCGGTGATCGACGCCTACCGGACCGGATTCGTGTTATTGACGGCCATCGCGGTGCTGGCGGTGCTCATCGCCGTGCTGGGCTGGCTCGGCTGGAAACGCATCCCCCGGCTGCAGCCGGTCAAGGCCGGGATGTCCGAGGGAAAACGGCAAAAACTCAAGGCGGTGCTGCAGCGTTTGTGGGATGTCAAGGGTTTGATCCCGGGGATGTTCTTTCAGACGATGTCCCTGGGGATTCTTTTCCCCAATATCCTGCGCTTCGCAGTAAACAAGATCGGGATTACCGAGGCGCAGTATAGCGTCTTGCTGCTGATCGGCGGCGCGGTGGTGGTGCTGTTCATGATCCCCGTCGGCCATCTGGCCGACCACTGGGGGACCAAGGGCTTTCTGGTGGCGGGTTTCACCATGGCCTCACTCTCGCTCCTGGTGCTGGTCAGCTACGGCAATGCCCGCAATATCTGGTGGATCGGCGCGCTGGTCGGCCTCTCCTACTCCTTGATCCAGCCGGCTTGGAACGCGTTGCTGGCCGGGGCGATCCCGCCCGAGCACCGCGGAGTCCTGATGGGCCTGTTTATGTCCGTCGAGGGTCTGGGATTCGGCCTCGGACCGCTGGTCGGCGGGTTTCTGGGCGAGGTTCAAGGACGGATCGGCGGCCTGACCCTGACCGGTCTGACCACGCCGTTCTATGTCAGCAGCATCTGTTTGGCCATTATGGCCCTGGTATACCTGATCTATCCGTTCCATCAATATCAGTTGAGGGAAGAGGCATGA
- a CDS encoding MGDG synthase family glycosyltransferase encodes MGKERCDILILSASYGGGHNQVARALTQALHMQAPGLRIITVDYCDLLFPLLNRFTQFSYNQSIRHFPVGYALYYQATGKISPDSFWQRRLNRMGYSELIMLVGRLEPRVIVSTFPIPAGVLSEMKEAGDLNVPVVTVITDICVHSQWIHPHTDLYLVGSGEVAKGLEERGIPRANIAVTGIPILPTYTRTVDREQVKRDLGYHPEDRLILFMGGNNGVFGTTQFHHLLRDLPPNIKALVLTGSNHELYEKLLPTAAKHRNIRICKYVDNTADLMSAADLLVTKAGGITISEALAKGLPMIIYKPTPGHEEANANYLWRHRAAIVAKSERRLKMAIGRLITDEAFRDHIRKNCLKNGTPDSALIGAKLVLNLLTPRARGTRYLKMTARREIRA; translated from the coding sequence TTGGGAAAAGAACGTTGTGATATTCTGATCCTCTCCGCCAGTTATGGCGGCGGTCATAACCAGGTGGCTCGGGCTTTGACCCAGGCCCTCCATATGCAGGCGCCCGGATTACGCATCATAACTGTCGATTATTGCGATCTTTTGTTTCCGCTGCTGAACCGTTTTACTCAGTTCAGCTATAATCAGAGCATTCGTCATTTCCCGGTGGGTTACGCCCTGTATTACCAGGCCACCGGGAAAATTTCGCCCGATTCATTCTGGCAGCGGCGTTTGAACCGGATGGGCTATTCGGAATTGATTATGCTGGTGGGACGGTTGGAACCGCGGGTGATCGTCTCGACCTTCCCGATCCCGGCGGGAGTCCTCTCCGAAATGAAGGAGGCCGGCGATCTGAATGTGCCGGTGGTCACGGTGATCACCGATATTTGCGTCCATAGTCAATGGATTCACCCTCATACCGACCTGTATCTGGTCGGCTCCGGGGAAGTGGCCAAGGGCCTGGAGGAACGGGGCATTCCGCGGGCGAATATCGCGGTGACCGGCATCCCCATCTTGCCGACGTACACCCGGACGGTCGACCGCGAGCAGGTCAAACGGGACCTCGGCTATCATCCGGAGGACCGGCTGATTCTATTCATGGGCGGGAACAACGGCGTCTTCGGGACGACCCAGTTCCACCACTTGTTGCGCGACCTGCCGCCGAACATCAAGGCGCTGGTCCTGACCGGCTCCAATCATGAACTGTATGAGAAGCTGCTGCCGACTGCCGCCAAGCACCGGAACATCCGGATCTGCAAATATGTCGACAACACCGCCGACCTGATGAGCGCCGCCGATCTGCTGGTCACCAAGGCCGGCGGGATTACGATCTCCGAGGCCTTGGCCAAGGGATTGCCGATGATTATCTATAAACCCACGCCCGGCCACGAGGAGGCCAATGCCAACTACCTGTGGCGGCACCGGGCCGCCATCGTCGCCAAAAGCGAACGACGCTTAAAAATGGCGATCGGGCGGCTGATTACCGATGAGGCTTTTCGCGACCACATCCGGAAGAATTGCCTGAAGAACGGTACTCCGGACTCGGCGCTCATCGGCGCCAAGCTGGTCTTGAACCTGTTGACGCCGCGGGCCCGCGGGACGCGCTATCTGAAAATGACCGCAAGGAGAGAAATCCGTGCCTGA
- a CDS encoding YkoF family thiamine/hydroxymethylpyrimidine-binding protein — protein sequence MLTCEVSLFPLETLESDQIVNQSIAALKQTGVKHEVGNMSTYLYSEEADDIWKGIKAIYNEAQKGGTEFSMVINLSNNT from the coding sequence ATGTTAACCTGTGAAGTATCGCTTTTTCCGCTGGAAACATTGGAGTCGGACCAGATCGTCAACCAATCCATCGCCGCCCTGAAACAGACCGGCGTCAAGCACGAGGTGGGCAACATGAGCACCTATCTCTACAGTGAAGAGGCGGATGACATCTGGAAGGGGATCAAGGCCATTTACAACGAGGCTCAAAAAGGCGGAACCGAATTTTCGATGGTCATCAATCTGAGCAATAACACTTGA